A stretch of the Arachis stenosperma cultivar V10309 chromosome 6, arast.V10309.gnm1.PFL2, whole genome shotgun sequence genome encodes the following:
- the LOC130934575 gene encoding uncharacterized mitochondrial protein AtMg00820-like, giving the protein MVNLASTSLDTLPKSVSEALATPHWRRAMEEEYSALIKNGTWHLVDLPQHSEPIGCKWVFRIKKHPDGTIYKYKARLVAKGFHQRQGIDYDQIFSPVVRLATIRVMLSVAPAKG; this is encoded by the coding sequence ATGGTGAATTTAGCATCAACCTCACTTGATACCCTGCCCAAGTCAGTCTCCGAAGCACTTGCTACCCCACATTGGAGAAGGGCCATGGAGGAGGAATACTCAGCCCTGATCAAGAATGGCACTTGGCATCTGGTTGACTTACCCCAGCACTCTGAACCCATAGGATGCAAATGGGTTTTCAGAATAAAGAAACACCCTGATGGCACAATCTATAAATACAAAGCACGGCTTGTCGCCAAGGGCTTCCACCAACGCCAAGGAATTGATTATGACCAGATCTTCAGCCCCGTCGTGCGCCTTGCTACAATTCGAGTCATGCTCAGTGTGGCTCCCGCCAAAGGGTGA